Proteins encoded by one window of Scatophagus argus isolate fScaArg1 chromosome 8, fScaArg1.pri, whole genome shotgun sequence:
- the LOC124063709 gene encoding SAM pointed domain-containing Ets transcription factor-like encodes MGSPGCTAHSPLYISHSHHTDNRMAWLDEAEDIKPPRSLLGLPELSWQGVCLPCCNRLPIEENPWVLKVTEAPTAAAPPSKPLEQSLAKPSQAQDPQSGMEAQAEERCLEQVQSMVVGEVLKDVDTACKLLNIASDPLDWSCVHVQKWLLWTEHLYRLPQVSTMFQELTGRDLCSMTEADFRQRSTQFGDMLYAHLDIWRSAAAMKERCPPEDSKSAADDDLWSDVVCNYPSQPIHLWQFLRELLLKPHNYSRCIRWLNKEKGIFKIEDSAHVARLWGIRKNRPAMNYDKLSRSIRQYYKKGIIRKPDVSRRLVYQFVNPV; translated from the exons ATGGGGAGTCCCGGCTGTACCGCACACTCTCCTCTCTACATCAGTCACTCCCACCACACTGACAACAGGATGGCCTGGCTGGACGAGGCTGAAGACATCAAACCGCCTCGCAGCTTGCTGGGGCTGCCTGAGCTCAGCTGGCAGGGGGTCTGCCTCCCCTGCTGCAACAGATTACCTATAGAGGAGAACCCCTGGGTGCTGAAGGTCACAGAGGCCCCCACTGCTGCCGCTCCTCCCTCCAAGCCTCTGGAGCAGAGTCTTGCCAAGCCCAGCCAAGCCCAGGACCCCCAATCTGGGATGGAGGCTCAGGCGGAGGAGCGTTGTTTGGAGCAGGTCCAGTCCATGGTGGTGGGAGAAGTGCTGAAGGATGTCGACACGGCTTGCAAACTGCTCAACATTGCATCAG aCCCCTTGGATTGGAGCTGTGTGCACGTTCAGAAGTGGCTACTCTGGACCGAGCACCTGTACAGGCTGCCACAGGTCAGCACAATGTTTCAGGAGCTGACCGGCAGGGACCTGTGCTCCATGACAGAGGCAGACTTCAGGCAACGCTCCACGCAGTTTGGAGACATGCTGTATGCTCATCTGGACATATGGAGATCTG ctgcagcaaTGAAGGAGCGCTGCCCGCCAGAAGACAGCAAATCTG CAGCTGATGATGATTTGTGGTCAGATGTGGTGTGTAACTACCCCAGTCAGCCCATCCACCTGTGGCAGTTCCTCCGAGAGCTGCTCCTCAAGCCTCATAACTACAGCCGCTGCATCCGCTGGCTTAACAAAGAAAAAG GTATTTTCAAAATCGAAGACTCAGCTCACGTAGCCAGGCTATGGGGCATCAGGAAGAACCGCCCGGCTATGAACTATGACAAACTGAGTCGCTCTATACGCCAGTACTACAAGAAAGGTATCATTCGAAAGCCTGATGTGTCGCGCAGACTGGTCTACCAGTTCGTCAACCCTGTATGA
- the LOC124063552 gene encoding protein ILRUN-like, whose product MEGMDLDIDLDQELMQKFSCMGTTDKDILISEFQRLLGFQLNPAGCAFFLDMTNWNLQAAIGAYYDFESPNISAPCMSFVRDVTIGEGESVPPDTPFTKTWRIQNTGAESWPPGVCLKYVGGDQFGHVNMVMVRSLDPQEMTDVSVQMHSPVSPGMYQGQWRMCTATGLYYGDVIWVILSVEVGGLLGVTQQLSSFQAEFNTQPHRIVEGDYNPFASPEKSKCPNSNSLHDASGHRVAEEHWQARPNELQQDQNGLSHNSVDIVANRLQSNLSVVSYNQGIQEPSPFGNS is encoded by the exons ATGGAGGGCATGGACCTGGACATAGACCTGGACCAGGAGCTCATGCAGAAATTCAGCTGCATGGGTACAACAGATAAAGATATCCTTATATCGGAATTTCAGAGGCTCCTCGGGTTTCAGCTAAACCCCGCCGGTTGCGCCTTCTTTCTGGACATGACAAACTG GAATTTACAAGCAGCCATCGGGGCCTACTATGACTTCGAGAGTCCTAACATCAGTGCGCCGTGCATGTCGTTTGTGCGGGACGTGACGATTGGTGAGGGCGAATCGGTTCCGCCGGACACACCTTTCACAAAGACCTGGAGGATACAGAATACAG GTGCAGAGTCGTGGCCTCCCGGGGTTTGTCTGAAGTATGTCGGGGGAGATCAGTTTGGTCATGTAAATATGGTGATGGTGCGATCTCTAGACCCTCAGGAGATGACTGATGTTAGTGTGCAGATGCACAGCCCCGTGTCTCCTGGCATGTACCAGGGCCAGTGGAGAATGTGCACAGCTACTGGACTTTACTATGGAG ACGTCATTTGGGTGATCCTGAGCGTGGAGGTCGGAGGCCTCCTTGgtgtcacacagcagctgtcctCTTTCCAAGCGGAGTTCAACACTCAGCCTCATCGCATCGTGGAAGGAGACTACAACCCCTTCGCCTCACCAGAGAAGAGCAAGTGCCCCAACAGCAACAGCCTCCACGATGCCAGCGGTCATCGGGTCGCAGAGGAACATTGGCAGGCAAGGCCCAACGAGCTGCAGCAAGATCAGAATGGACTTTCACACAACTCTGTGGATATAGTAGCAAACCGCCTACAAAGCAATCTATCAGTAGTCTCTTATAACCAG GGTATACAGGAGCCCTCTCCTTTCGGGAACTCTTAA
- the uhrf1bp1 gene encoding UHRF1-binding protein 1: protein MAGIIKKQILKHLSRFTKNLSPDKINLSTLKGEGQLSNLELDEEVLQNMLDLPTWLAVTRVYCNKAAIRIQWTKLKTSPICLFLDKVEVEMRTCEEPRPPNGPSPIAITAGQSEYGFAEKVVEGMSVRINSITIKVQARAFHASFELWQLQGNSLNPKWQRSDLRYTRVTDPKRGEVLTFKEINWQSLRIEADAIESDDQDLGSTPLRLITNQGRIRIALKRRIKDCNVLASKLLFILDDLLWVLTDSQLKAIIHYAKSLSEAMEKSAQQRKSRTAESLQTAPPSPGLHSLWTESPPAPAGTPSNMSQYFDLYDVKESSYHTFISRLDLHICNDSSSMDEDEPPPPGLQGAMQLTFRKLGFDYYPVHRPADGCQHWERHSGAMEAQAQWAGKLLQEYQRRAEASWLPGPHSEVPQSSKDPPAKIIQDGQSSPKSSPSDTDRGSSRNSATVGSSLKRLRSSCVVVRIDDVDIHQVSTRGRQNKKTQSLLSCNRKALRLPDNIPAVHLQFTEYYFPDNPSLSVPTSNLYAQLNSLQLCVDPASVLWINLFSRGLLHTLDQVKAFYHLQDSSKADEHVDIRIDAAQLKLIIPLDSSILDHPERPQSLSVIVPQMALSNTRHCPHGSRADLNSTYDKFASCSFFQPTPPCPYPRDQSAFHPIPSTFLQHSQETEPQPLNMKQLRPQDVWSLSLSRVSLGFDGARQFPKGRTQPFVEPFAMSVWMCQPSAFNNGSPSSSSSPSRAHQPSSEQEEASLASVHLLAHAITPVKMWLNHYQYVALLRMKDAMARLGAEMGRDVRDVKQAHGQKTKPVTVCLSLIVDSAELGLLLPPVSLEPEEEVPHTPETDSPSITDSDISPAHHSADVVVEESGLENGISSVNDAFDQDEQDGVVEEACEAVEEGLDCLTTQEETPVLSPALSPVHSPVLSREPSTFSLEGELSSAINVTKDVTKDAISASLDLTKGAFSITKDAFSMLSRGSGMSKLFSPQAKEQVQRSEESSPSLAGSLRHPTMKQSPSQHSFDSAILDGSLPDENLSVDSDVSDNFFVLMDTESGMESMRPNNTPAGSRGSPAPGTEGGSSADLSSSLSQSTEDVSQDMSSVLLLILSETACTMEVKGEDQVVAVEVQNLSPVQMGTVRVSDLLAGLIQAPGRPVQKQGSRSSPAVCMRAEMGPSAARHSALAESLGFLDVRVQDCKAELLASTVANIGPFLEDEFSVDGQPMKLHMSNVTITMKDDSPKIYPTAPQPVPASFVVDQLLLERSEDGIMRLKAEGTDPRASAGVPLGGLEKQNGSSCIRQQNERQTLESQLSDAQAALTQALREQERLLLEVKKYDPTFTL, encoded by the exons ATGGCCGGAATTATTAAAAAGCAAATTCTGAAGCACTTGTCAAG GTTCACCAAGAATCTGTCCCCGGATAAAATCAATCTGAGCACGTTGAAGGGGGAGGGCCAGCTCTCCAACCTCGAGCTCGATGAAGAGGTTCTGCAGAACATGCTTGACCTGCCTACCTGGCTGGCTGTCACACGGGTCTACTGCAACAAAGCCGCCATCAGG ATACAAtggacaaaattaaaaacaagccCCATTTGCTTG TTCTTGGATAAGGTAGAAGTAGAAATGAGGACATGTGAGGAGCCACGACCACCCAATGGCCCCTCTCCTATAGCTATCACAGCAGGCCAGAG cgAGTACGGCTTTGCAGAGAAAGTGGTTGAGGGCATGTCTGTTAGGATCAACTCCATCACCATCAAGGTGCAGGCTCGTGCCTTCCACGCCTCCTTCGAGCTCTGGCAGCTGCAAGGCAACAGCCTCAACCCCAAATGGCAACGCAGCGACCTCCGCTACACCCGCGTCACCGACCCAAAGAGAGGAGAG GTGTTGACATTCAAAGAAATTAACTGGCAGAGTCTACGAATTGAGGCAGATGCCATTGAGAGTGACGACCAGGACCTTGGTAGCACCCCGTTACGTCTCATCACCAACCAGGGTCGCATTCGCATCGCTCTAAAACGCAGA ATAAAGGACTGTAATGTGCTGGCATCCAAGCTTCTTTTCATTCTGGATGACCTGTTGTGGGTCCTGACAGACTCTCAGCTCAAGGCCATCATCCATTATGCCAAATCTCTCAGTGAGGCCATGGAGAAGTCTGCCcagcagaggaagagcaggactGCTGAATCCCTACAG actGCTCCTCCATCTCCTGGTCTCCACAGCCTCTGGACAGAGTCTCCGCCTGCTCCTGCTGGCACCCCTAGCAACATGAGTCAGTACTTTGATCTCTACGATGTCAAGGAGTCTTCTTACCACACCTTCATATCCCGCTTGGATTTACACATATGTAATGACAGTTCCTCAATGGATGAAG ATGAGCCTCCTCCACCAGGCTTGCAAGGCGCCATGCAGCTGACATTCAGGAAGCTGGGTTTTGACTACTATCCTGTCCACAGACCTG CTGATGGATGTCAACACTGGGAACGCCACAGTGGGGCCATGGAGGCTCAGGCCCAGTGGGCTGGGAAACTGCTGCAGGAGTatcagaggagagcagaggctTCTTGGCTCCCAGGACCACATAGTGAGGTGCCCCAGTCATCCAAAGACCCCCCTGCAAAGATAATTCAAG ATGGACAGTCTAGTCCCAAGTCGAGCCCCTCTGACACAGACCGGGGGTCCAGCAGGAACTCTGCCACCGTGGGTTCATCTCTGAAGAGGCTGCGATCTAGCTGTGTGGTGGTCAGGATCGATGATGTGGACATTCACCAG GTGTCTACAAGAGGCCGTCAAAACAAGAAGACTCAATCTTTGTTATCCTGTAATCGCAAAGCTCTACGTTTGCCTGACAACATACCAGCAGTTCATCTGCAGTTTACTGAGTACTACTTTCCTGACAACCCCAGTTTATCAG TCCCCACCTCAAACCTGTATGCTCAGCTGAACAGCCTCCAGCTCTGTGTAGACCCAGCCAGCGTGCTGTGGATCAATCTGTTCTCCAGGGGTCTGCTGCACACCCTGGATCAGGTCAAAGCTTTCTACCATTTGCAAGATAGTAGCAAGGCTGACGAGCATGTCGACATTCGTATTGATGCAGCTCAGCTCAAG CTGATAATCCCCTTGGATTCTTCCATATTGGACCATCCAGAGCGTCCACAGTCCCTCTCTGTTATTGTACCCCAGATGGCACTCAGCAATACCCGCCACTGCCCTCACGGGTCCAGAGCTGACCTCAACAGCACCTATGACAAGTTCGCCAGCTGCTCTTTCTTCCAGCCCACACCTCCGTGCCCCTACCCCAGAGACCAGAGTGCCTTCCACCCGATCCCATCCACCTTCCTCCAGCACTCTCAAGAGACGGAGCCCCAGCCTCTGAACATGAAGCAGCTTCGACCCCAGGATGTGTGGTCTCTCAGTCTTTCTCGTGTGTCTCTAGGTTTTGATGGAGCTCGGCAATTCCCTAAAGGCAGAACCCAGCCTTTTGTTGAGCCCTTTGCCAtgtctgtgtggatgtgtcAGCCCTCTGCCTTTAACAATGGTTCAccgtcttcctcctccagtcCCAGCAGAGCCCACCAGCCTTCTTCCGAGCAGGAAGAGGCTTCACTTGCTTCTGTCCACCTCTTGGCCCATGCCATCACTCCAGTGAAGATGTGGCTCAACCACTACCAGTATGTTGCCCTGCTGAGGATGAAGGATGCCATGGCTAGACTTGGGGCAGAGATGGGCCGGGATGTACGAGATGTCAAGCAGGCTCATGGCCAGAAGACAAAACCTGTTACAGTGTGTCTTTCCCTCATTGTGGACTCTGCAGAATTGGGCCTCCTGTTGCCTCCAGTCTCTTTAGAGCCCGAGGAAGAGGTCCCGCACAccccagagacagacagtcccAGCATTACGGACTCTGACATCTCCCCCGCTCATCATTCTGCAGATGTGGTTGTGGAGGAGAGCGGGTTAGAAAACGGCATCTCCTCCGTCAACGACGCTTTTGATCAGGATGAGCAAGAcggggtggtggaggaggcatGTGAGGCCGTGGAGGAGGGCTTGGATTGTCTCACAACGCAGGAGGAAACCCCTGTTCTCTCACCTGCACTCTCACCTGTGCACTCCCCTGTCCTCTCCCGCGAACCATCAACCTTCAGCCTGGAGGGAGAGCTGTCAAGCGCCATTAATGTCACCAAGGATGTGACCAAAGATGCCATTAGTGCCTCGCTGGATCTGACCAAAGGGGCGTTTTCAATTACGAAAGACGCCTTTAGCATGCTGAGTCGTGGCTCAGGGATGAGCAAATTGTTCAGTCCGCAGGCAAA GGAACAGGTCCAGCGTTCTGAAGAGTCCTCCCCCTCTCTGGCTGGCAGCCTGCGCCACCCAACCATGAAGCAGTCGCCTTCCCAGCATTCCTTTGATAGCGCTATCTTGGATGGCAGCCTGCCTGATGAAAATCTCTCCGTGGACAGTGATGTCAGCGacaatttttttgttcttatggACACAG AGTCAGGTATGGAGTCCATGCGTCCCAACAACACTCCTGCTGGCAGTCGAGGTAGCCCAGCTCCTGGGACAGAGGGAGGTTCATCAGCTGACCTCAGCAGCTCTCTGTCCCAAAGCACTGAGGACGTATCTCAGGATATG TCCTCAGTGTTGTTGCTGATCCTGAGTGAAACAGCCTGTACCATGGAGGTAAAGGGAGAAGACCAAGTTGTGGCTGTAGAAGTCCAGAATCTGAGCCCTGTGCAGATGGGCACTGTCAGGGTATCAGACCTGCTGGCTGGGCTGATACAAG CTCCAGGCAGGCCAGTCCAGAAGCAGGGTAGCAGGAGCTCTCCTGCTGTGTGCATGCGAGCAGAAATGGGTCCATCTGCCGCCCGACACTCTGCTCTGGCTGAGTCACTGGGCTTCCTGGATGTGAGAGTGCAAGACTGCAAGGCAGAGCTGTTAGCCTCCACAGTGGCTAACATCGGCCCTTTTCTcgaagacgaattcagtgttGATGGTCAGCCTATGAAGTTGCACATGAGCAACGTCACCATCACGATGAAG GATGATAGCCCTAAAATCTACCCCACAGCCCCTCAACCTGTCCCAGCCTCATTCGTTGTGGATCAGCTGCTCCTCGAACGCAGTGAAGATGGCATCATGAGGCTCAAAG CTGAAGGGACGGACCCTAGAGCCTCAGCAGGTGTTCCCCTCGGTGGCTTGGAAAAGCAAAACGGTTCCTCCTGCATTCGACAGCAGAACGAG AGACAAACCCTGGAGTCACAGCTCTCTGATGCTCAGGCTGCTCTCACTCAGGCCCTCAGAGAACAAGAACGCCTCCTTCTGGAAGTCAAGAAGTATGACCCCACGTTTACCCTCtga